A stretch of Mobula birostris isolate sMobBir1 chromosome 2, sMobBir1.hap1, whole genome shotgun sequence DNA encodes these proteins:
- the LOC140210731 gene encoding testis-specific serine/threonine-protein kinase 1-like, giving the protein MDDGMVLKKRGYTLGVSLGEGSYAKVKSAYSERLKTNVAVKIIDRKKAPADFLEKFLPRELEILAMLNHRYIVKTFEIFETSDGKVYIIMELGVQGDLLEFIKTRGSLPDEVSRKMFRQLALAIKHCHELGVVHRDLKCENLLLDKDFNIKLSDFGFAKRCSIDDQGRPLLSKTFCGSAAYAAPEVLQGIPYQPKVYDVWSLGVILFIMVCGSMPYDDSNIKRMLRIQKEHRVDFPRSKVVPPECKELIYRMLHPDTSKRLTIEEVLEHPWLITSKMKDSSAPKKSEATSEKHGHKKEEKHNGKSEQKHDQKYQWELETGHEWVDTKHEAKHEWMNMKRDRAESKQEERAQAELEAHRTNRAEEGELKSEYKEGTKTGLKQDKSRTESVISGKLVDARMEPKSSRRKSRSLRASNEDQPDDSEVYPDQESLIDAQSKAELKKVSSKKSKSVEKKGKHSSKSRA; this is encoded by the coding sequence ATGGACGATGGAATGGTCTTGAAGAAACGAGGCTACACCTTGGGTGTCAGCCTAGGAGAGGGGTCATACGCCAAAGTCAAGTCTGCGTACTCAGAACGCCTGAAGACTAACGTGGCCGTAAAGATCATTGATAGGAAAAAGGCACCTGCTGACTTTCTGGAGAAATTCCTACCCCGCGAGCTGGAGATCCTGGCCATGCTTAACCACCGCTACATCGTCAAAACCTTTGAAATTTTTGAGACTTCTGACGGGAAGGTTTACATTATCATGGAACTGGGTGTGCAGGGAGACTTGTTGGAGTTCATCAAAACCAGGGGCTCCCTGCCGGATGAGGTGTCACGGAAGATGTTCCGGCAGCTGGCTCTAGCCATCAAGCATTGTCACGAACTGGGTGTGGTCCACCGGGACCTCAAGTGTGAGAACCTCCTCCTAGATAAGGACTTCAATATCAAACTCTCTGACTTCGGCTTCGCCAAGCGGTGCAGTATAGATGACCAAGGGAGACCCCTGCTCAGTAAAACCTTCTGCGGCTCTGCAGCGTATGCAGCTCCTGAGGTTCTACAAGGGATCCCTTACCAGCCCAAAGTGTATGATGTCTGGAGCCTTGGGGTGATCCTTTTCATCATGGTGTGTGGATCAATGCCGTACGATGACTCCAATATCAAAAGGATGCTCAGGATACAGAAGGAACACAGAGTAGATTTCCCTCGATCGAAGGTGGTGCCTCCTGAATGCAAAGAGCTGATCTACCGCATGCTCCACCCGGACACCAGTAAGCGCCTCACCATTGAAGAGGTATTGGAGCATCCCTGGCTCATCACCAGCAAGATGAAAGACTCTTCTGCGCCCAAAAAATCGGAGGCGACCTCGGAGAAGCATGGGCACAAGAAGGAGGAGAAGCACAATGGGAAAAGCGAGCAAAAGCACGACCAGAAGTACCAGTGGGAGCTCGAAACGGGGCACGAATGGGTTGACACGAAGCACGAGGCAAAGCACGAGTGGATGAACATGAAGCGAGACAGGGCAGAGAGCAAGCAGGAGGAGCGAGCTCAGGCCGAGCTCGAAGCCCACCGCACaaacagggctgaagaaggggagcTGAAATCAGAGTACAAGGAAGGGACCAAGACCGGGTTGAAGCAGGACAAGTCCAGAACAGAAAGCGTGATTAGTGGCAAACTAGTGGATGCCAGAATGGAGCCGAAAAGCAGCCGCCGCAAATCTCGGAGCTTGAGAGCAAGCAACGAGGATCAGCCTGATGACAGCGAAGTTTACCCTGACCAGGAGAGCCTGATTGATGCACAGAGCAAAGCCGAGCTGAAAAAAGTTAGTTCCAAAAAGTCAAAATCTGTGGAAAAGAAGGGCAAACATTCAAGCAAATCCCGTGCCTAG